From the genome of Phaeodactylum tricornutum CCAP 1055/1 chromosome 13, whole genome shotgun sequence, one region includes:
- a CDS encoding predicted protein, which produces SRREADKLIEAGRVSVNDIPVKSKGGFKVVPFHDKITLDGIPVTGTSDATINFDYVKYWKPVGVTCTTDRKIAGNIIDALEEAGFDSSKRIFPVGRLDKETSGLILLTSDGRVPNAVLRGRHKQPKIYQVWVDRPVLAKDVAQLRDGVIITTVAQRDGNRAEPLTARTKSCAVQVLGREKLQLTLVEGRNRQIRKMLGALNYTVKRLHRVQFMELTL; this is translated from the exons TCCCGCAGAGAGGCTGACAAATTGATTGAGGCTGGCCGTGTGAGCGTGAATGACATCCCTGTAAAAAGCAAGGGGGGTTTCAAAGTCGTTCCCTTTCATGACAAGATAACTCTTGACGGTATACCCGTAACAG GAACGTCTGACGCAACGATAAATTTTGATTATGTGAAGTACTGGAAGCCTGTGGGCGTCACCTGCACGACGGATCGGAAAATAGCTGGAAATATCATTGATGCTCTCGAAGAAGCCGGCTTTGATTCATCCAAGCGTATATTTCCGGTGGGCCGGCTCGACAAAGAAACGTCCGGTTTAATACTGTTGACTAGTGATGGGCGTGTTCCGAATGCGGTTCTTCGAGGTCGGCACAAGCAACCCAAAATTTACCAAGTGTGGGTAGATCGACCAGTGCTAGCGAAAGATGTTGCTCAATTACGGGACGGGGTCATCATTACGACTGTCGCGCAACGGGACGGCAATCGTGCAGAGCCGCTCACAGCTCGAACAAAATCATGTGCAGTTCAAGTTTTGGGAAGAGAAAAATTGCAACTGACACTAGTGGAAGGTCGCAATCGACAAATTCGAAAAATGTTGGGTGCTCTCAACTACACTGTCAAGAGGCTTCACCGAGTGCAGTTCATGGAATTGACCCTG
- a CDS encoding predicted protein: protein MPKGRPSWFKVPAPSQGTQSTYSTASYSRYAQVKDSLQKLDLHTVCEEAQCPNIGECWNGGTGTIMLLGDTCTRGCMFCAVNTDSKPPPPDPFEPFKTAEAVVAWGVDYIVLTSVDRDDIADGGAQHFAQTVQLLKQNKPNLLVECLVSDFQGMLDSVETLALSGLDVYAHNVETVERLQPFVRDARANYQQSLSTLQHAKVVKPELYTKTSIMLGLGETEEEVTQTMTDLRAIGVDVVTFGQYLRPTEHHLSVVEYVTPEKFDHYRQVGENMGFKYVASGPMVRSSYKAGEFYLEHMIKKERTEAAIDIGENA from the exons ATGCCGAAAGGGAGGCCCTCGTGGTTCAAAGTCCCGGCGCCTTCACAAGGTACGCAATCTACTTATAGCACTGCGTCGT ACTCACGCTACGCACAAGTGAAAGACAGCTTACAAAAGCTAGACCTCCATACCGTTTGTGAAGAAGCGCAATGCCCGAACATTGGCGAATGCTGGAACGGAGGTACGGGTACGATCATGTTGCTTGGTGACACATGTACGCGTGGCTGTATGTTTTGTGCCGTCAACACGGACAGCAAGCCCCCTCCACCGGATCCATTCGAACCTTTTAAAACGGCGGAAGCCGTGGTGGCGTGGGGCGTCGACTACATCGTGCTGACGTCGGTGGACCGGGATGATATTGCCGACGGTGGAGCACAGCATTTTGCCCAAACCGTCCAGCTCTTGAAACAGAACAAACCAAATTTGTTGGTTGAATGCCTGGTTTCGGATTTTCAAGGCATGTTGGATTCAGTAGAGACACTGGCACTGTCTGGATTAGACGTGTACGCGCACAATGTGGAGACGGTGGAACGATTGCAACCCTTCGTGCGCGACGCTCGTGCTAATTATCAACAATCCCTTTCGACCCTGCAACACGCCAAAGTGGTCAAACCTGAGCTGTATACCAAAACTTCGATAATGTTGGGCTTGGGTGAAACGGAGGAGGAAGTAACGCAGACAATGACAGATTTGCGAGCCATTGGCGTGGATGTGGTGACCTTTGGCCAATATCTGCGTCCAACCGAACACCATTTGTCTGTTGTCGAGTACGTGACGCCGGAAAAGTTTGACCACTATCGCCAAGTCGGAGAAAACATGGGCTTTAAATATGTGGCTTCTGGCCCAATGGTTCGTAGCTCGTACAAGGCGGGAGAGTTTTATCTGGAACACATGATCAAGAAGGAGCGAACGGAAGCAGCAATAGATATCGGCGAAAATGCATGA
- a CDS encoding predicted protein, with amino-acid sequence IIRTIAGDICAALAHCHGHGIVHGDVKPGNLLVSYSGIVRLCDFGLSQRTGPDHDQNNDTTLPVPPRGLCTLYYRPPEVLLGTTEVHTSMDMYSAGTVVAELLTGRVLFAGRNVLDQICQVCNVLGTPDVSTWPEAMTLPDYSKLNFTPKKRQRWE; translated from the coding sequence ATTATTCGAACGATTGCTGGTGACATATGCGCCGCCTTGGCTCACTGTCACGGGCATGGGATTGTGCACGGTGACGTCAAACCAGGCAACTTGCTCGTATCGTACAGTGGGATCGTACGCTTGTGTGATTTCGGACTGTCTCAACGGACCGGGCCCGACCACGACCAGAATAATGACACTACCTTACCTGTGCCGCCTCGTGGTCTATGTACCTTGTACTACCGCCCGCCGGAAGTGTTGTTGGGGACTACCGAAGTTCACACGTCTATGGATATGTATAGTGCTGGTACAGTGGTCGCGGAACTTTTGACTGGCAGGGTACTCTTTGCCGGGCGCAATGTGTTGGATCAAATTTGCCAAGTATGCAATGTTTTGGGGACGCCGGACGTGTCAACTTGGCCCGAAGCAATGACGCTACCTGATTACAGCAAATTGAATTTTACACCCAAAAAGAGGCAAAGGTGGGAA
- a CDS encoding predicted protein encodes MTPKASWPKLIIYGALKTTKVIVGTVVEVTTTRKPQTNRTSTFVTADFDLGGGAVKRSTLNIRSVKAFVPDLTTSPNDADIAAVAAPNNMLDNIDALPTVTADTATETDLFHMEAGFDQHPILEQDTESLVQLPVLPILPNADFGNKNFSEAEAVPAAVAHGTKWYEDDEATLNGTNGSVPIKDFGISTPVGEVLGPNSDIGGKYSRLEYFLLMFPPKQLTTMCQLRNNALVQQNKHIITTGELLRFFGIVILTTKFEYTSQFQLWSTTALSKYILLHALDGQECQDSDSMIYGNVFAGVSSLLSGQKPENGCEIQNAACRCSGIMLRLKLVKSKTAWEEGDEGGLSNNNLLLGTRILKELVTLWAWTNQVVCADSYFASVGAALELRQIGLGFIGVVKSATKHFPMAYLLRLEFNHQGDQKGLLMKDGLNGSSLMVFVWIDCNCQYFISSVSSLDAGSPFV; translated from the exons atgacacccaaggcaagttggccaaaactaatcat ATATGGTGCATTGAAGACTACCAAGGTTATTGTTGGGACTGTTGTAGAGGTCACAACCACCAGGAAGCCTCAAACCAACCGTACTTCCACCTTTGTTACTGCTGACTTTGATTTGGGGGGTGGAGCAGTGAAGCGAAGCACTCTGAACATCCGTAGCGTCAAGGCCTTTGTACCAGACTTGACCACGTCACCAAATGACGCTGATATAGCAGCTGTGGCAGCGCCCAACAATATGCTTGACAACATTGATGCGCTTCCAACCGTAACAGCGGATACTGCAACTGAGACTGATTTGTTTCATATGGAAGCAGGGTTTGATCAACATCCAATTCTCGAACAAGACACGGAGTCACTGGTGCAGCTACCAGTACTTCCAATTCTACCCAATGCTGACTTTGGTAACAAAAACTTTTCCGAGGCAGAAGCTGTCCCTGCTGCAGTAGCACATGGCACAAAGTGGtatgaagatgatgaagctACTCTAAATGGTACAAATGGCAGTGTGCCAATCAAAGACTTCGGTATTTCCACGCCTGTTGGTGAAGTCTTGGGTCCAAACTCTGATATTGGCGGAAAGTACTCGAGACTGGAATACTTCCTTCTGATGTTTCCACCCAAACAGCTCACCACTATGTGTCAGCTAAGAAACAATGCTCTGGTGCAACAGAACAAGCACATCATCACTACTGGAGAGCTGCTTCGCTTTTTTGGAATAGTCATTCTGACAACAAAGTTTGAGTACACAAGCCAATTCCAGCTGTGGTCAACAACTGCACTGTCAAAATATATTCTGCTCCATGCTTTGGACGGACAGGAATGTCAAGACAGCGATTCAATGATATATGGCAATGTCTTTGCTGGAGTGAGCAGCCTCCTGAGCGGCCAGAAG CCAGAGAATGGTTGCGAGATCCAAAATGCGGCATGTAGATGTTCCGGAATTATGCTTCGGTTGAAACTGGTCAAGTCAAAGACTGCTTGGGAAGAAGGGGATGAGGGTGGTCTAAGCAACAATAATCTTTTACTTGGCACAAGGATTCTCAAAGAGCTAGTTACTCTTTGGGCATGGACAAACCAAGTTGTATGTGCTGATTCCTATTTCGCTTCTGTTGGTGCTGCATTGGAGTTGAGACAAATAGGTTTGGGATTTATTGGGGTTGTGAAGAGTGCAACAAAGCACTTTCCAATGGCTTATCTTTTGAGACTGGAGTTCAATCATCAAGGAGACCAAAAAGGACTGTTGATGAAAGACGGACTCAATGGAAGTAGCTTGATGGTGTTTGTATGGATTGATTGCAATTGTCAATACTTTATATCAAGTGTGTCCAGTCTTGATGCCGGCAGTCCATTTGTTTGA